The DNA sequence CTTGGATGTTTGAAGTGTACCTCTTGTAATCTGATGAAATGATAATGTTATCTTGGTCTAAATAACCAAATGAAATGGAATAATCGGTTTTTTCAGTTCCACCCCTAAGATTGAGATAGTGGTTCTGTTGTGCAGCTGTTCGAAATACGGCATCCGTCCAATCTGTATTGGTCAGGCCGGGTTGACCATCTAGGTAACCTTGCAAAAACGGCTGTATCCTACTTCGCTTACCGCCCCCATTTGCATCTCTAGTGGCATTATCATCATTTATACTTCTGTTTGGGCCTCCAGAAATATAGCCAAAGTTTCGTGCATCAAAATCAAACTGGGCAGTTGCATAAGCATCTGCCAATTGAAATTTATCTACCCGGTCTTGAAAACCATAATAGGTATCATAAGTGACCTCCATTTTTCCCTGTCTTCCTTTTTTGGTCGTAATCAATATTACCCCGTTCGAAGCCCTAGAACCATAAATAGAGGCAGATGCGGCATCTTTAAGAATATTGACAGATTCAATGTCTTGGGTGCTAATAGAACTAAAGGAAGAACCTTCAGTAAGTGGATTACCGTCTACAACGATTAAGGGATTCGTGCCTGCGGTCAGTGTGCTCAGACCCCGTATTTGAATTACCGAATTCTCTCCGGGGTTCTTTCCATTTCCCACAACCTGAACACCGGCTATATTACCAGACAGGGCCTGTTCAAAGTTGGCTGAGGAAAAGTTATTGAGTTTTTCGGTTTCTACTTTGGAAACCGCCCCATTGAATTTCTCTTTGGTCGTAGTTCCATAACCTATAATTACTACTTCTTCAAGCCGGCTCGTATCGGGTTGTAATTGCACATCTAACCGGGTCTGTCCATTCAATGTCACTTCTTGTGTTGTATATCCTAAATATGAGAATTCAAGAATTGCTTCGGCACCTGATAGTTCGATCGAATAATTGCCATCGAAATCGGTGCTTACCCCGTTTGTGGTTCCCACTTCCACAACGCTTGCCCCCGGTAATGGCCGACCATTTTCGTCAACCACGGTACCGGTTACCGTCAACTGAAGGGCTGGTGTGCTATTGATGACCGGATCGTCATTTTTTTTTGGGGAGGATTTTCGCGCTACAAGATGGATCAATCTATCTGTCTCGTCTGGGTTATCTATTTCCTCTATTGCAAATGCTGTTTTGGTGTTGCCAAAAACTTGTTTTAGAACAGTTGCAATGGACCTCTTTTTCACCTTTACGGTGACCAAACGATCTACATCTACATCCCTGGTCCTGTAAACAAACCTGAAATCTGTGCTGTTCTCTATTTCGTCAATCAGTTGTTTGACAGAAACATTCTCTAAATCAAGTGTTACGCTGTTACCCTGTGAATATGAGTTGGCCTGCATGGTAAAAATGGCCATGAACAGAAGCAGCGTACTGATTTTCATCTTTAAGTCATATTTGAATAAGAATGATGAGCTTCTAGTTCTCCAAAGAAGATTTTTCATACTTTTATAGTGTTTTTACGTGATTAATAAAGTTTCTTTATGATCACATCTTTAAATCGGGAAATGTTCCAGCATTTTCCGATTTTTTTATGGTGATCTTTTGTTGTTAGTTTTTAAGTTTTATTTCATTGACTTTTGGTTTTTGGTTGTTATTTAATAGTTATTGTTCTATCGTTAATTTCATACTCTATTCCATGATAGATACTTAAATTTTTAAAGACCCTTTCAATGCTTACTTTGTTAAAGCTTGCACTAAACCTCTCATCGGATATTTTTTTATTCTCATTGATGATGGTTACATCATAGTGCCGTTCAAGTTTTTTGACCATGTTACCAAACGGCATGTCTCTAAAGACCAATTCCCCTTCCATCCATGAGGTATAGATATCGGTAATTACCTTAGAGGTGGAAATCTCATGATCTTCCTTGGAAAAGCTCCCCATATCACCAGGCACCAAAGTGATACCTTCAGTACCCACATCATTTGCATTCGCTGCATAAAGGCCTACAGAACCCTCAACAAGGACGACTTCAGAGACGGTGTCTTCCGGATAGGCGTGCACATTGAATTGTGTACCCAATACTTTTATGTTCAGTTCATTTGCATTGACCACAAATGGATGTAGTGAATCTTTGGCCACCTCTAAAAATGCCTCTCCTGTTATGAAGGTCTGCCGTTCCATTCCTTCCAGAAACTGAGTTGGGTATTTAATGGATGATCCTGAATTCAAATGAACCTTGGTACCGTCTGATAGCAAAATCTCAAATCTTTTGCCATAGGGTACGGTCAAAGTATTATAAACCAATTCCGTTTTAATACTTGACTTATCATAAATCAATACGTTCTTGTCTTGTCTTCCTAATTTGCCCCCCTTAGAATTCAATATGTCGGCGGTCTCGCCCTCTTCAATAATCTTGATGGTCCCGTCTTCAAGCTCAAGTGTTATGGCATTCTGGGGTATTTCATTCGTTTTTTGATCAGTTGTCAAATAAAACAAACTCATCAACCCCACTGCCCCTATAAATATGGCGGCAACTGAAACTGCCCTCCAATTTATTTTCTTCTTCGGTTTGGGTCCAGTACGATTCTCTATGACCTTCCACATAGACTCGCGCATCTGGGCCTTTCCCTGTTCATTATATATGGGAGGTTCACTCGTCTTACCCAGCTCTTCCTGAAATTTTTGAAGTAATTCCTCTTCTTCCTTGGTAAGGGAACCATTGATGGATTTCTCCATTAATCTTCTGAATTCTTTTTCCTGCATAAACTATTGCACTATATAAATGGGAACCATAACGGAACCGATGTTCACCTAAAAAATAGCATTTTAACATTTTTTTAACAAAATAGGATTTAGGAAATCCGTGAATTTTCAGGTCTAACCGAGTTCAGTTCACACAACTAGACCAAGAAGAACAAAAAAATGGAAAGGGTATGCCGAAGTGATTTTAAAGCTAGGGATATGTTATTTTGGACTGACCGTTTCGATATACCCAAATAATCAGCTATTTCATCATTGCTATATTGCTCGATTCGGCTTAATTCAAAAATTTGTCTACATTTTGGGGGAAGGTTCTCCAATGACCTTTTGATACGATTTTGGGTCTCATCCAAATCAAATTGTTGCAAAATTTCTGGCTGGGAAGGTGGCCGCAGATTTTCAATGATTTCTATTTGGGTTTCATCAAATTTTTTATCCCGATAATATTTAAAACAGCCATTTCGTACCGCTCTGAACAGGTATGCCTCTAAATTCGAAATTTGAATATCTGAACCAAGATGCCACAGATTGATCCATACTTCTTGTACAATGTCTTTGGAAACATTTTTATCCCTTACAATAGCATGGGCTTTGGAGAGCATCGGTTCCCAATAGAGCTCGAATAATCTTCGAAAAGCTCTCTTGTTACCATTTCTTACCTCCGCTATAAGAAGCTTGTTTGTTTGGCTATTGTCTTTGGGCATTGGCCAGACCTTTGATAATAATAAATGTATTCAAATATTGCCAAATATGAAAAATTGATAGGATAAGTTGACGTACTTAACAAAATATTGATGTAAATTTTAAAGAGTATTCCATTACGCCAAAAGTGATTCGATTTCAGTTAAATTGACAGCAGAGCTGAAAGTCATAGTTAGATATTACCCAAAGGAAAAAAGGCCAGCCGAGTTTTTGTTTTTAGCCAACTATGATGGAAGTAATGAAAAGTTCATAGCGTATAATTCCCATTGAAGAAGAGTACATAAACTTTTTAAAAGTCATAGCTAGAGATGCGTGAATTGAATCAAATCTGACACCTGCTCTATACGTCATTCTTGGGCCACAATTGCCAAATATCTAGGTGTTCGGCTACCGGTGATTGGTGAAAGCCACCATTCGTTAAAAACTACAGGGATTTACCTAAAGGACTTTGATGATTCAGTATTAGATGAGGTTAATGATTTAGTCACCCCTTAAGATGTTTTCCCATATACTTTTCGATAATAAAAATAAATCAGGGCAATAAGAAGTATTTGAATCACAGTGGCAAAAATTGAACCCTCGAAACCAAAATCCCCTCCATTTACAAGGTTCGCTTCAATTACCTTAAATTCAATAAGCGAATAAGAATTTTGCCCGCTCACATTATATCCAAACAGAGATTGAAAAAAATTCCAGCTAAAATGAAGTGATATCGGCAACCACAGATTTTTATTGAAAAGATATGATAGTCCAAGCAGCAGTCCGGCTAAAAAAAGATTTAATAACCCTATTAGATTAATATTCGGATTAAAACCATGCATCAAAGCAAACAAGATTGCCGAAACAATTAGTCCAATATATGGGCCAAATGACCATGTCAAGTTGCGAAGAACATAACCTCTAAACAAAGTCTCTTCAGTAATTGCGATAATCAAAAACAAAACTATGGATTGGAGAATTTTCGAACTTGAAAAGTCTATTTGAGTTATTTGTAACTGTTCAAATTCTATACTTATCAAGAGACCAGAAGCGAGGGCAAAAAACCCTAATAAAAGGCCAACAAAAATTGAAGAATATATGTTCTGATTTCGAAACCCCACATCGATAAATGGCCTTCTGTCCACATATTTCATGAAAATGAATAGCACCAAAAAAGTTCCGATAGCGCCCAAAAAGGCCAACACAATAGACTGTAATAAAGAAGGGGCTTTCAGCATATTGTTTTCAACCCCCAATAGGAAAATTCCCAAGTATTGGAAGCTACCCACAAAAAGAAGATAGGGAAGTACGAATAAAATGAGGTGTTTCCAGCCTTTACTGCTTAGTTTCCCTTCCATTTAATAGCAAAGTAAGTTTTAAAATATCGTAAAAAGCTTAAACCCCTTTGTAACTATTTTTAGTAAATAAAAATTCTAACATCTGGGACACTGAAATTCGAATATACTTACTGGAATCTAGAGTTGATTTAAAAGAATTACATAATCATTAATTAATAAAATCTCAAATCTAAAATCAATAAGTAAGTAAAAATCGTCCAGAATATTTTTTCTGGACGATTTTTCTATACTCTGATAGAGAAGGACGAGTTTTATTTAATGCCATTGTTTAATCCATCCTTAAAACCGCCTACAAAATCATTGGCTTCTGCCATAACTATTCGATAAAGATCATATAACCAACCTCCACCATTTAGTTCTACGGCCTCTTTACTGCTTAATTCAATCATATTATTTTCCATGACTAAAATTTTATTTCTGTGCAAAATAGACTATCATATCCGTGTGTGCGGTTATCGCTCCATTAGGTCCTCCGTACCTTACTGCAGCTCCTAAAACCCAACCAATTCCTCTACCTAACCAAGAACCTCCTTCAAGAGATTTTTGGGCTGGATCATTCAATTCTTCAAGTCCAAAATTTTCCATTTAATTTGTTTTAATATTTAACATTGTTCTTTTAACCAAAACCAAGAATTCTCTTGCGCGCTGTTTTGATTTCATGGTAAAGATGTTCAACTACACTCTCATTTTTTGAGAGTTAAGAAATAAAAATGTTAAAATTTCAAAAGCTCATTAAT is a window from the Muricauda sp. SCSIO 65647 genome containing:
- a CDS encoding FecR family protein, encoding MQEKEFRRLMEKSINGSLTKEEEELLQKFQEELGKTSEPPIYNEQGKAQMRESMWKVIENRTGPKPKKKINWRAVSVAAIFIGAVGLMSLFYLTTDQKTNEIPQNAITLELEDGTIKIIEEGETADILNSKGGKLGRQDKNVLIYDKSSIKTELVYNTLTVPYGKRFEILLSDGTKVHLNSGSSIKYPTQFLEGMERQTFITGEAFLEVAKDSLHPFVVNANELNIKVLGTQFNVHAYPEDTVSEVVLVEGSVGLYAANANDVGTEGITLVPGDMGSFSKEDHEISTSKVITDIYTSWMEGELVFRDMPFGNMVKKLERHYDVTIINENKKISDERFSASFNKVSIERVFKNLSIYHGIEYEINDRTITIK
- a CDS encoding RNA polymerase sigma-70 factor, which translates into the protein MPKDNSQTNKLLIAEVRNGNKRAFRRLFELYWEPMLSKAHAIVRDKNVSKDIVQEVWINLWHLGSDIQISNLEAYLFRAVRNGCFKYYRDKKFDETQIEIIENLRPPSQPEILQQFDLDETQNRIKRSLENLPPKCRQIFELSRIEQYSNDEIADYLGISKRSVQNNISLALKSLRHTLSIFLFFLV
- a CDS encoding CPBP family intramembrane glutamic endopeptidase, whose amino-acid sequence is MEGKLSSKGWKHLILFVLPYLLFVGSFQYLGIFLLGVENNMLKAPSLLQSIVLAFLGAIGTFLVLFIFMKYVDRRPFIDVGFRNQNIYSSIFVGLLLGFFALASGLLISIEFEQLQITQIDFSSSKILQSIVLFLIIAITEETLFRGYVLRNLTWSFGPYIGLIVSAILFALMHGFNPNINLIGLLNLFLAGLLLGLSYLFNKNLWLPISLHFSWNFFQSLFGYNVSGQNSYSLIEFKVIEANLVNGGDFGFEGSIFATVIQILLIALIYFYYRKVYGKTS